In one Podarcis muralis chromosome 7, rPodMur119.hap1.1, whole genome shotgun sequence genomic region, the following are encoded:
- the TRNAU1AP gene encoding tRNA selenocysteine 1-associated protein 1 isoform X1 — MAASLWMGDLEPYMDENFISRAFATMGELVLSVKIIRNRLTGIPAGYCFVEFADLATAEKCLHKINGKPLPGATPTKRFKLNYATYGKQPDNSPEYSLFVGDLSPDVDDGMIYEFFVKVYPSCRGGKVVVDQTGVSKGYGFVKFSDELEQKRALIECQGAVGLGSKPIRLSVAIPKANRLKTVEYNQMYNYNYNQYYQQYQNYYAHWGYDQNTGSYSYSYPQYGYTQSTMQNYEEVGEDALEDFLPFSDPMPQMDVGEANKQFMEQSEELYDALIECHWQPLDSVSSEIQAM, encoded by the exons ATGGCCGCCAGCCTGTGGATGGGAGAC CTGGAGCCGTACATGGACGAGAATTTCATTTCGAGAGCCTTTGCTACTATGGGAGAGCTAGTTCTGAGTGTAAAAATCATTCGGAATAGATTGACAGG GATTCCAGCAGGCTATTGCTTTGTAGAATTTGCTGACTTGGCCACTGCAGAAAAATGTTTACATAAAATCAACGGGAAACCTCTTCCTGGTGCCACACCA ACAAAGCGATTTAAATTAAACTATGCCACATACGGAAAGCAGCCTGACAACAG CCCAGAATATTCACTATTTGTAGGAGATCTATCCCCTGATGTAGATGATGGGATGATATATGAGTTCTTTGTAAAAGTGTACCCGTCATGTAGGGGCGGCAAAGTTGTCGTGGACCAGACGGGAGTTTCCAA AGGCTATGGTTTTGTGAAATTCTCAGATGAATTGGAACAGAAAAGAGCACTGATAGAGTGCCAGGGGGCTGTTGGCCTTGGTTCTAAACCGATACGCTTGAGTGTTGCCATACCAAAAGC tAACCGTCTGAAGACAGTCGAGTACAACCAGATGTACAACTATAACTATAACCAGTACTACCAACAGTATCAGAACTACTATGCGCATTGGGGATATGATCAGAACACAGGCAGTTACAGCTACAGCTATCCACAGTACGGCTACACACAAAGCACCATGCAG AACTATGAAGAGGTTGGTGAAGATGCATTAGAAG acttCCTTCCTTTTTCAGATCCAATGCCCCAGATGGATGTGGGAGAAGCGAACAAACAGTTCATGGAACAGAGCGAAGAACTCTACGATGCCTTGATAGAATGTCATTGGCAG
- the TRNAU1AP gene encoding tRNA selenocysteine 1-associated protein 1 isoform X2, giving the protein MAASLWMGDLEPYMDENFISRAFATMGELVLSVKIIRNRLTGIPAGYCFVEFADLATAEKCLHKINGKPLPGATPTKRFKLNYATYGKQPDNSPEYSLFVGDLSPDVDDGMIYEFFVKVYPSCRGGKVVVDQTGVSKGYGFVKFSDELEQKRALIECQGAVGLGSKPIRLSVAIPKANRLKTVEYNQMYNYNYNQYYQQYQNYYAHWGYDQNTGSYSYSYPQYGYTQSTMQNYEEVGEDALEDPMPQMDVGEANKQFMEQSEELYDALIECHWQPLDSVSSEIQAM; this is encoded by the exons ATGGCCGCCAGCCTGTGGATGGGAGAC CTGGAGCCGTACATGGACGAGAATTTCATTTCGAGAGCCTTTGCTACTATGGGAGAGCTAGTTCTGAGTGTAAAAATCATTCGGAATAGATTGACAGG GATTCCAGCAGGCTATTGCTTTGTAGAATTTGCTGACTTGGCCACTGCAGAAAAATGTTTACATAAAATCAACGGGAAACCTCTTCCTGGTGCCACACCA ACAAAGCGATTTAAATTAAACTATGCCACATACGGAAAGCAGCCTGACAACAG CCCAGAATATTCACTATTTGTAGGAGATCTATCCCCTGATGTAGATGATGGGATGATATATGAGTTCTTTGTAAAAGTGTACCCGTCATGTAGGGGCGGCAAAGTTGTCGTGGACCAGACGGGAGTTTCCAA AGGCTATGGTTTTGTGAAATTCTCAGATGAATTGGAACAGAAAAGAGCACTGATAGAGTGCCAGGGGGCTGTTGGCCTTGGTTCTAAACCGATACGCTTGAGTGTTGCCATACCAAAAGC tAACCGTCTGAAGACAGTCGAGTACAACCAGATGTACAACTATAACTATAACCAGTACTACCAACAGTATCAGAACTACTATGCGCATTGGGGATATGATCAGAACACAGGCAGTTACAGCTACAGCTATCCACAGTACGGCTACACACAAAGCACCATGCAG AACTATGAAGAGGTTGGTGAAGATGCATTAGAAG ATCCAATGCCCCAGATGGATGTGGGAGAAGCGAACAAACAGTTCATGGAACAGAGCGAAGAACTCTACGATGCCTTGATAGAATGTCATTGGCAG
- the LOC114603633 gene encoding CCN family member 2-like, with product MSLSTAPSQRQRGRDAQREGLRMSDHAGARTTFTLILFVLGPGWAASEACTYPCQCPVQALRCPAGTSLLLDGCGCCKVCARQLGELCSLQKPCDHHKGLYCDFSKIHRDSGICLAHEGATCDLLGKIYLNGESFQPSCKLRCICMDGAIGCIPLCTDGMRLPSPDCPFPRRVKVQNKCCEEWVCEGGSSPKSHYGKGMAVYRNNPVRKPKTNHLQENCLVQTTEWSACSKTCGMGISTRVTNNNPQCRLEKESRLCLIRYCNIPLEKSIKKGKKCVRNPKPRRAIRFEFTGCTSTRSYRPKFCGSCTDGRCCTPHITSTAKVEFQCPEGDSFVRKMMVIRSCSCHHDCPADNDIFLATYHRRMIGDHIKLERQ from the exons ATGAGCTTGAGCACAGCACCCTCCCAAAGGCAGAGAGGCAGGGATGCACAAAGAGAGGGGCTCAGGATGTCTGACCACGCCGGGGCAAGAACAACCTTCACCCTCATTCTCTTTGTCCTGGGGCCTGGCTGG GCAGCATCTGAGGCATGCACGTACCCTTGCCAGTGCCCTGTGCAGGCACTCCGGTGTCCTGCTGGCACCAGCCTTTTGCTGGATGGCTGCGGATGCTGCAAAGTGTGTGCCAGGCAGCTCGGCGAGCTGTGCTCCCTCCAGAAGCCTTGCGATCACCACAAAGGGCTCTATTGCGACTTCTCCAAGATCCACAGAGACAGCGGCATCTGCTTAG CTCATGAAGGGGCAACCTGTGACCTGCTGGGCAAGATCTACCTTAATGGAGAGAGCTTCCAGCCCAGTTGCAAACTGCGGTGCATCTGCATGGACGGCGCCATTGGCTGCATCCCCCTCTGCACGGACGGCATGCGCCTCCCTTCCCCCGACTGCCCCTTCCCCCGGCGGGTGAAGGTGCAGAACAAGTGCTGCGAAGAGTGGGTCTGCGAAGGGGGCAGCAGCCCAAAGAGCCACTACGGAAAGGGCATGGCAG TTTACAGGAACAACCCAGTTCGCAAGCCCAAGACGAACCACCTCCAGGAGAACTGCTTGGTGCAGACCACAGAGTGGAGCGCCTGCTCCAAAACCTGTGGGATGGGCATCTCCACCCGGGTCACCAACAACAACCCCCAGTGCCGGCTGGAGAAGGAGAGCAGGCTCTGCCTCATCCGGTACTGCAACATCCCCTTAGAGAAGAGCATCAAG aAGGGAAAGAAGTGTGTGCGGAACCCCAAGCCCCGCCGGGCGATCCGCTTTGAGTTCACGGGCTGCACCAGCACCCGCTCCTACCGGCCTAAGTTCTGCGGCAGCTGCACGGACGGGCGCTGCTGCACTCCGCACATCACCAGCACTGCGAAGGTGGAGTTCCAGTGCCCGGAGGGAGACTCCTTTGTGCGCAAGATGATGGTCATCcgctcctgctcctgccaccacGACTGCCCTGCAGACAACGACATCTTCCTGGCCACCTACCACCGGCGCATGATTGGGGACCACATCAAGCTCGAGAGGCAGTAG